The Natronoarchaeum mannanilyticum nucleotide sequence GCGGCGTCGAGATTCCCAGTCGTTGAGAACGAGCTACTGTTCGATCTCCGGTTCGAGCTCGCTGTCGGCGTCCGGAAGGTCAGAGACGAACCGCTTGACGACGCGCTCCTCGGCGCGGTGGAGCGTCTCGCTGCACGTCGACTTGGCGACGCCGACGGCCTCCGCCAGATCGGTCACCGAGCACCGCCGCGGCGTGTCGTAGTACCCCCGTTCGACGGCCTCGACGAGCAGTTCGCGCTGGCGATCGGTCAGCAGCCGGGAGCTGTCGACGCGCTCGCGGACGAACTCCACCTCGAAGGGAAGTCCAAAGGTTTCCAGTTGCTCGCCGAGCACCGAGAGCCGGTCGCGCGAGGCCGTCACGTCGACCGACGCGTCGCCGTCCTGGATGTCCATCGGCAGTTCGATCGGGACGCCGGACTCGCGAGCCGAAAACAGCAGGAGCGGGCGGGTCGTCTCGAACTGAACGAGCACCCGGTCCTCGCTGCCCTCCAGAATGTCGACCGAGGTCAGCACCTCGTGGGCGTCCATCCCTTCCAGCACCGCGGCGGGGTCGGGCGCCGTGATCCTGACGAGCCCGAAGCCGGCGTCCTCGCCGGGCATCGCGGCGAGCACTCTGAACGTCGCCTCGGGGAACTCGGTCGATACGTCCTTGATCCACGTTCCGTCGGGAAGCGTGACGGTGAGTCGTGCCTGTGTCATGGGTTCGTCGCTCCGCGCCGCTCGAACGGGTTCGTCGCTCTGCATCGCTCGCTTCGCGCGTCGATCCCTCCGCAAGGCTGTCGGTGGCGTCGATACGGCGCCGACTGCGGCGAATGCGTCACCGATTGCGGCGGACGCGTCGTCGATCCTGTCGAACGCGTCACCGACCGCGTCGAACGTGTTCGGGACAATGCGGGTAGCGCGTCGGCCCGAACGATCGGGCATGGAAGCGCTCGCAGACCGCGCCGTGGAGGC carries:
- a CDS encoding helix-turn-helix domain-containing protein, which gives rise to MTQARLTVTLPDGTWIKDVSTEFPEATFRVLAAMPGEDAGFGLVRITAPDPAAVLEGMDAHEVLTSVDILEGSEDRVLVQFETTRPLLLFSARESGVPIELPMDIQDGDASVDVTASRDRLSVLGEQLETFGLPFEVEFVRERVDSSRLLTDRQRELLVEAVERGYYDTPRRCSVTDLAEAVGVAKSTCSETLHRAEERVVKRFVSDLPDADSELEPEIEQ